The window CTCTTCCTGATTGCCGGCCTCGACGCGGCCGGACGGCTGACCCCCGTGGTGCTCCTGCCGATCGTCGCGGTCGCCGCCCTCACGTACCCGCTCAGCACTAGCGGGGCGCGCTCGTTGCTGCCGCTGATCGTCCCCAACCGGCTCTGGGATCGCGCGAACGCGCTGGACAGCATGGCCTACGCGGTGACCGGCGCCGCGGGTCCGGCGCTGGCCGGCGGGCTCACCGCCGGATTCGGACCACGGGTCGCCTTGCTCACCGCGGCCGCGTTCTACATCGCTGCTGCGCTTTCGCTATCCGGGCTTGCGGAACCGCTGACCCGCGGAGGGACAACCTCGGTGCTGGCCGACGCGCGCGATGGGCTGCTCTACGTTGTGGTCCGAAACGCATCGTTGCGCGGTTTGGCCATCGTGGTGTCACTGATCAATGTCGGCTTTGGCATCTTGATCGTGGCGCTGCCCGTCATGATCTTTGAGCGGGTGCAGGGCGACGCGGCGCTCGTCGGCGAGCTGTGGGCGTTGCTTGGGCTTGGATCGGCTGTCTCTGTCTTCTTTTTCGGCCGCTACAGTAGCGAGGGCCGAGAACGCTTCATGCTCGGCGTCGCCACCCTCGCGAGCGGGCTCGGCATGGGCGTCCTCGCATTAACGGGCAATGTCCTTGTGGCGGCCGCCACTATGACGTTCCTGGGGCTGGCCAACGGTCCCGCCGACATCGCATTGTTTTCGATGCGGCAGCGTCGCACCGATCCCGCCTGGTACGGGCGAGCCTTCGCCGTCTCGATGTCGCTGAACTTTGCCGGGACGCCACTTGGGTCGGCGATGTCGGGTCCCCTGATCCATGTCGGGCTCACGCTGGCGATCGGCGTGGCCGCGGGGTTCCTGCTGCTCGCCGCCGGGCTGACGCCGCTGCTGATTCCGAAAACGGCTGGGTATAACATTTCCGGTGAGTCCGCCAGGCAGTCGCGCCGGGATCGTCCCGTCGAGGAAAGTCCGAGCTCCACAGAGCAGGGTGCCGGGTAACGCCCGGTCGGGGTGACCCGAAGGAGAGTGCCACAGAAAATACACAGCCGTCGCGCGAGCGGCGGCGAAGGTGAAAAGGTGCGGGTAAGAGCCCACCAGCAGCCGGGAGACCGGCTGGCTCGGTAAACCCCACCCGGAGCAAGACCGAATAGGAGGACGATACGGCTGGCTCGGCCGGTCCTCGGGTAAGGTCGCTAGAGTCGCCGGGTAACCGGCGACCGAGACGGATGACTGCCGCCCTACGGCGCGCCGGCTTTGCCGGCTGAAGCGGGGAACAGAACTCGGCTTACCGGCGGACTCACTCTTCGTAACGACTTCGTTGCACCGGACGTAAACCAAACGTCCTGATGCCGGCTCTAGGGTTTCGTGATCATGGCTGACGAGCAGCCGGTGCGCCTTGCGCCAGGGTTTGAAGCCGCCGTCCATGCAGAGAGCGGCCGGCTTTTCGCCATTGCCTATTCCATCCTGCGGGACGCGCAGGAAGCCGAGGATGCCGTACAGGAGACGATGGAACTGGCCTGGCGGTCCTGGGACGCGCTGCGCGATCCATCGAAGCGGAGCGCCTGGCTGCGCCAGATCTGCGTACGCCGCGCGATTCGGACGCGCAGGCGTTTGCTTCCCCGACTCTGGCTCGCCGACAGCCACACGGTCCCTTCGCAGCAACTCGATGAACCCGATCTGGACCTCGATCGATCCTATCGCCGCCTCACCCACCAACAGCGCGCCGTGGTGACGCTCCACTACGAATACGGCTACTCGCTCGACGAATGCGCCGCGCTGATCGGATGCCAGCCGGGGACCGCCCGTAGCCACCTTGCCCGAGCGCTGGCCAGCCTTCGAAAGGAGCTCAACTATGGGTAAGCCAGACGAGTTTGATCCGCGCCTCAAGGCCTATCTGCATCGAGGAGCCAGCACGCCGCCGCCCGCGGGCATGGACGCGCGCATCATCGGCGACGCATCCCGACAGAAAACCGGCTGGGCGCTCCAGGTCGTCGCGGCGGCCGCCGTCCTCGTGCTCGCCATCGGGCTGGGGATCGTCGTCCAACGCGCTCGCCAGTCGGTGGGCGTTGCGCCGACGGCTACCCCGTTCGCGTCGCCGATCACCAAGCCAACTCCCTATCCGACGCCGACAAGAAGCGGTGCGCCGTATCCGCTGCTGCCGCCCGTGTCGCTGCGGATGATCAACGCCAGCACGGGTTGGGCGGCCGGCTCAGGCACCGACCGGATTCTTCGGACGGTGGACGGCGGGTCCCACTGGGATGACGCCGGCCCGCGTGGCGCGCCACCCGGCAACTGGACCACCTTCTTTCTCGATGGCAACAACGCCTGGGTCGCGTCGTCCCTCCAGCCAGGCTCGGACTCGAACGACTTCAGTGTGCACGTCTACCGGACCACGGATGGCGGTCAGAGCTGGCACAACGCTGGTGTAGTCGCCGCGGACCAGGGGTGGCCGGCCTCCCTCTCCTTTGTCGACCGTAGCCACGGATGGCTCTTCATGAACCTGGGCGGTGCCGCGGGTTCCCAGGGCGTCGCCTTCTACGGCACGGTCGATGGTGGAACAACGTGGACCAAGCTCTCCGAGGCCGATACCAGTGGCAGCGCCGGCCACCTTCCGCTCGCCTGCAGCAAGGGCGTGCCGGTCTTTCTGAACAGCTCGACGGGCTGGCTGCCGGGTGCCTGCAGTGCCGGGGGTGGTCCATTCTTCTACGTCACGCATGACGGGGGACGAAGCTGGCGCAACGTCGCCCTCGCGTCACCGGCCGGATGGGGGGCAACCTGCATGTGCGAAATGACCAGCCTGCGATTTTCCGACGCTCGAAACGGGGTCTTCGTGCTGACCTCCTATTCGTCGGGTGGCCTGCCGGAGAGCGTGGTCTATTCGACCACCGACGGAGGGGGTTCCTGGCGGCCCGGGCCATCGCTGCCGGCGCAAGCGTACGAGGTGTTCTTCATCGACAAGAGCCGCGGCTGGACGGTCAACCTAAAAGCCAACAATAGCCTCCTCTACACCTCGGACGGCGGGCAGCACTGGTCGACTGTCGGGCCGATCCCATCGACGCAGGGTGTCATGGGCTTCCAGTTCGTCACGACCGAGATTGGATGGGCGCTGGGCAGCGAGCCGGGCGGCATCACGCTGATCAAGACCTCGGACGGCGGCGGGACTTGGACGATGCAGCTCACGCCGTAACGGCGGCTTACCGGAGGACACACGGTCTTATCCTTGTGCCGATGGCCGTCGCCCCGCGGGTGTTTGCGCGTCTCGCCTCGTTGGCTCTCAGCGTGCTGGCCATGACCGCCGCGGGCTGTGTGTCCACGTCGACGGTATCTCCCACACCAACAGATAGTGTTTCGGTGCTTGGCTGCCAGGACGTGATCGCCTCCGAGCCGACACCTCCATCAGGGTCGTCCATCATTCTCGATAGCGTCGCCCTCCCGACCGGCCGAGCTCTGCAAGCAAGTCCATCTGGAGACTCCAACCCGAACGAAAAGCTGTTCGCAAAGGATGCGTTGCTCATCCGCCGCGCGGCATCCTTCGACCTCGTGGTGCCTGAGGCGTGGCGCGGTCGTCTTGCGGTCGGCTGGGGCAGCCCCTCGAAACCAACGAGCCACCTGCGCGTTCCAGGCTGCGGACCCACGCAAAGAATGCCGTCCTCGAGCCGCTGGGTCCTGAGCGATGACTGGCTGGTATATCCTGGCGGCTACTCGGTACCGCAGGCATCTTGTGTGTCGCTCGTCGTCAGGGCGGGGCAGACGGAGCGAACGGTGCAAATTGGCGTCGGCGCGCCGTGCCCGGGCCAGTCGCCCCGCCTCCGCCGGCCTAGGGCACCGATCCCACGACACAACATGTAGGGCCTGTTTTTCTGTGCGCCCACAAGCCCACAAGATTTAGTCCCAATTTGTTGACAGGCACCTGTCGCGGTGGTAGCGTTCGGCGTGCTGGTGGCACAAAGTGGGGAAAAGTGGGGAGAGTGAGACAGCCGGTGACGATTCCTGATGTTCCTCGGCACCTACCGACACTCGGTGGACACCAAGGGTCGGGTCGCGATTCCCGCCCGTTTTCGGGAGCAACTCCCAGGTGGGACCGTCATCTCCAAGGGCGCCGAGGGTTGTCTGCAGGTCTATCCGCCCCAGGAATGGGCGCAGGAGCAGGGCTTGCGGCTGGGCTCGGCGACGCCGGCGGAGGAGCGGCGCCTCGCCCGCATGATGTTCGGCGCCGCCCGCGAGTGCGAATTCGACGCCCAGGGACGCATCGTCCTGTCCGCCGATCAGCGGCAGTACGCCGGCATCACGGGCATTGCCTGGATCGTTGGCGTCAACAACTTGATCGAGATCTGGAACGACGAGGGGTGGCGCCACATCGGCGAAGCGACACCAGAGGAATACACGCGCATTCAGGACCAGGTGGCCGAGGGGCGACGTGCCCAGCGCACGTGACCGACGCGGCCGCCCTCGACTCGAGCCACCGTCCGGGATGTCCGGACATCGACCCGTACTTTTACAAGAAGTCATAACGAGCCTTCAACCAGCCCCCGGGCAGGCGTTTGTCGACGCCACGCTAGGGGGTGGGGGATATGCGCGGGCGCTGATCGGGCGCCTGCGGCCGGGCGGCGTGCTGCTCGGCATCGATCGCGACGCCTCCGCCCTCGAGCGGTTCGCCCGGGAAGCGGTGCCTCCGGACGTCACGGTGATGCTGGAGCACACCAACTTCGCGCAGCTCGACCGGGCGGCCGAGCGGATCGGCCGCCCACCAAACGGGATCATCTTCGACCTCGGTCTTTCCTCACTCCAGCTGGACGACCCGGAGCGGGGTTTCAGCTTTCAGTCAGACGGACCGCTCGACATGCGATTGGACCGTAGCGAATCGTGGACCGCCGCCGACCTGCTCAACCGCGAGTCGGAAAGTGACCTACGGCGCATCCTGCGGGACTACGGCCAGGAGCGGTGGGGATCCCGGATCGCGCAACGAATCGTGGAGCGGCGGCGCCAGGTGCCGTTCAAGACGACGAAGGACCTGGTCGACGTGGTGGCCGGGGCCATCCCACGCGGTGCCTGGCCACGCGACATTCACGTCGCGACCCGCACCTTCATGGCATTCCGGATCGCGGTCAACCGCGAGCTGGACGCGGTCGAAAAAGGGTTGAAGGCAGCCATTGAAGTGCTTGCAAGCGGTGGGCGCGTAGGGGTCGTCTCTTTCCACTCCCTCGAGGACAAGATTGCAAAGAACCTATTCAACGTCGAAGCAACAGACTGTATTTGTCCGCCCCAAGCGCCCGTTTGTATCTGCGGGCACCGTCGTTCGGTGCGCGTCATAACACGCAAGCCCATCACTCCTTCGGAAGCCGAGGTGCAGGAAAATCCCCGCGCCCGGTCGGCGAAATTACGAATCGCGGAGAAACTATGAACCCCGTCCATGTCATTCCACAAGTCAATACCTGAGCGGCCGCATGGTGGAATCCCTCCCTCCTGGGCATCTACTAGTATTGCGGCCCCGCCGGCCCGATCCGACCCCTCCGGCGCGCGCGTTTCCCCCTTCGCGCGCGCGCCGGAGTCGCGGCCGGCCTTCCATCTCGCCCCTGGTCGGCGCGGTGTCACTGATCGCGGCCGCCCTGCTGCTGGTGGCGCAGTCGGCCGCCGCCACCCAGGCGAGCTACCAAATCGCGACGCTGAAGCAGGAACAGGCGCGCCTCAGCGGCGAGCACGACCAGCTCCTGGCCCAGCTCGCCGGCGACCGCGCCGCCAACCGCGTCGCTACCGCGGCGCAGCAACTCGGCCTCTCCCATCCGAGCCGCTGGCAATACGTTCACGGGACCGGCTCGCCGATCGCGCTCGGCCCGCGTCCGGCGAACTCGGGGCGTCCCGGCGTTTGGGACGGCGTGCTGGCCGTGTTGGGTGCGGTGATCGGCCGCCCGCTGACTTCCGAACCAGCGCACTAACCGGACGGCGATCGTGAGGGGCCCCCAGGAACTCGAGCCGCGGAGCCGCATCCTTACATTGATGGCGCTGGTGCTCTGCGCCTATCTGGTCCTGCTGGGCCGGCTCGCGTACTGGCAGGTCTTGCGCCACTCGGACATGGCTCGACTGGCAGCCACCTACCACGACGACACGATCACCCTGGCCGCCGCGCGGGGCAACATCCTCGACCGGAACGGTGCCCTGCTGGTGACCAACACGCCGGTCTATTCGATCTTCGCGTCGCCGGACCAGATCACGGGCGCCGAGCGCAACGGTATCGCCGCCAAGCTGGCACCGGTGCTCCAGCTCACCCCTGCCGATATCGAGGTCAGGCTCGCCTCGGCGCGGCAGTTCGTCTACCTGGCGCGGCGCGTTCAGGCCTCGGTCGCCCGGCAGCTTGACGCGATGCGCCTCCCCGGAATCGGGAAGGTCGCCGAGACCCAGCGGTCCTATGTCGACGGCGGCGTCGCCGGGACAAGCCTCGCCGCCAACCTGCTGGGTTTCGCCAACGACGCGGGAACCGGCAACTACGGCATCGAGGGCTATTACGACAAGACCCTCGCCGGCCAGGCGGGATTCGAGGCGACGGTGCGCGACCTGGCGAACCGGCCGATCGTCCTGAGCGATCGCCAGCGCCGCGAGCCGGTGAACGGCATGACGTTACAGTTATCGCTCGACAGCACGATCCAGGTGGTCGCCGAGCGAGCGCTGGCCGACGGCGTACAGAAATATCAGGCCGAAAGCGGCTCGCTGATCATCATGGAGCCGGCCACCGGTCGCATCGTCGCCTGGGCCGATGTGCCCAGCTACAACGCGAACCAGTTTGCGACGACGCCCACCGCGCAGTTCATCGACCCGATCGTTTCGAATCTTTATGAGCCGGGGTCGGTGATGAAGGTCGTGACATTGTCAGGCGCGCTCGATGATCACGCCATCACCCCCGACACGCGGTTCAACGAGACCGGCGTCGCGGTGGTGGGCGGAGTCGCGATCCGCAACTGGGACAACCGGGCCCACGGGAATGTCACAATGACTCAGGTCCTCCAAAACTCGCTCAACGTCGGCGCCATCAAGGCCCAGCAGATGGAGGGGGCCGCCCCCTTCTACCAGTACATGCAACGCTTCGGCATCGGCGCCCCCACCGGCGTTGACGTCGCGGCGGAGACGGCCGAGCCGCTTCGTGATCTCGCAAAGTGGAAGCCAGTCGAGCTCGCGACCGCCTCCTTCGGCCAGGGGGTCGACACCACGCCCATCGAGATGCTGGCCGCCGTCAACGTGGTCGCCACCGGCGGCAACCTCGTCTGGCCGCACGTCGTGGACCAGGTGATCGACGCGAACGGAACGCGCCACCCGGTTCAGCCGCGCATCGTCCGCCAGGTCATCAGCGCGAAGACCGCGCAGGAGATGCAGCAGATGATGGTCGGCGTTGTCGAGAAGGGCTCCGGTTTTGCCGCGCGGATCGACGGCTTCAAGAACCGGATCGCCGGCAAGACCGGCACCGCGAGCATCCCGGAAAACGGGAAATATCTTGCGGACGCGACCATCGGCTCCTTCGTCGGCTTCGTGCCCGTCGATCACCCGCAGTTCATCATGCTGGTGATCACCCGCAAGCCGAAGGTTCTCTTCGAGGGTGCGTACGTCGCCGCCCCCATCTGGAAAACCGTCGCCAGCGCGCTGATCACCCAGTGGCAGATCGCCCCGTGAGGCGGCGGTGGAGGCGACAGCGAGAATAGTGATGCTGTGGGCATGTCTGTGAAGGACGTGGTGAACGCGACACGCGGCCGGCTGCTCAGCGGTCCGCACGATGTCACCTTCACCCAGCTCTTTGTCGATTCGAGGGAGGTGAAACCGGGCGGCCTGTTCGTTGCCTTGCGCGGCGAGCAGCACGACGGACACGTCTTCATCCCACAAGCGATCGAACGTGGTGCGGCCGGGATCCTCTGCGAGCGGCCACCGCAGGGTGTGGAAAGCGCGGCGGTGATCCAGGTGGAGGACACCCGGCAATCGCTCTTCGACATCACGGCCGACCGGCTCGCCCGCCAGCCACACCCGATCGTCGCCATCACCGGCAGTGCCGGCAAGACGACGACCAAAGACCTGATCGCGCATCTGCTCGGGCGACGGCTCCGGGTGCACAAGAGCGAGGGCAACCTGAATACCTATACCGGCATCCCGATGACGATCTTCCAGATGGATCCGCGCGACCGAGCGCTGGTGGTCGAGTACGCGATGTCGCGGGCCGGCGAGATCCGCGAGTTGACCCGCGTGGCTCCGCCGACGATCGGCGTTGTCCTCAACGTCGGCCTGGCGCACGTTGGTTTCCTGGGTTCGATCGAGGGTGTGGCGGCGGCCAAGCGGGAGCTTGTCGAAGGACTCGCTCCCGGCGGCCTGGCGGTCCTCAACGCCGACGACCTGCGGGTTCGCGCTATGTCGGCGGTCGCGCGCCGCTTCACGCTCTTCGGCATGTCGAACGACGCCGCCGTCCGCGCCGAGAAGATCCGGCTCCACGGCCTCGAGGGCAGCACGTTCATGCTGCTCACGCCGCGCGGCAAAGTGGAGGTCTATCTCCGCCTGCCCGGCCACCACAGCATCTCGAATGCGCTCGCCGCCGCCGCCGTCGCGCTGGAATTCGATTTCGATGCGCCGGCCATCGCGTCGGCGCTGCACGGCTTCGCGCCACCGGCGCGGCGGATGAACATTGTGTCCGGACGCAACGGCGCCACCGTGATCGACGACTCCTACAACGCCAGCCCCGGATCGATGCTCGCGGCGCTCGAGGTACTGAGCCTCGCGCCCAAGGGCTGCCTGAAAGTGGCGGTGCTGGGGGACATGCTGGAGTTGGGCGACCATGCGGAACGGGCCCACGAGGAAATTGGTTCGCTTGCCGGCAAGACCGCCGACGTCCTGATCGCGGTCGGGGAATATGCCCCCCGCGTGGTGCAGGCCGCGCGCCGAGCCGGCTTGCCAACGGATCGTGCCTTCGTCGTCGAGAGCGCCGAGCAGGCGGTGGCATCATTGACCCCCCTGCTGACCGCGCAAACGCAGGTGCTCGTCAAGGGCTCCCGTGGCATGCGTCTGGAGCGCGTCGTCGAGCAAATTCGTGAGGCGCCATGAGGCCACTGATCGTCTTTGTCGCGGCCCTCGTCGTGAGCGCCCTCGTTTTCCCAGCGGCGATCGGCCAGTTGGCCCGGGCACGGATGGGCCAGCAAATCCGCGAAGAAGGCCCGGCCGCCCACCACGGCAAGGCCGGCACGCCGACCGCGGGCGGCCTGGTGTTCGTGCTGGTGGCGCTCGTCCTCTATCTGGTTGCCGACCGTTCGGTGGCCGGTGGCTTCGTGCTGACCGCGCTGGTGTTGGGCGCGGCCCTCGGCTTCATCGATGACTTTGCCGCCATCCGCGGCGGGCGCAACCTCGGGCTGAAGGCCCGGCAGAAGATCGTGATCCAGCTGGCGACGGGCGCGCTGCTCGGCTATCTCGCGCTGCGCTGGGGGCTGACCAGCCAGCTCGTCCCCTTCGATGGACGCCACCCGATCAGCGGCTGGATCATCGTCGTCGTCACGGCGGTGGCGGTGGCCGCCGGCTCCAACGCCTTCAACCTGACGGATGGCAGCGATGGCCTGGCCGCGGGAGCGGGCGCCATCACCTTCGGCGCGCTGGCGATCATCGCCGTCCTGCAACATCGACCCAGTGCGGGTCTGATGCCGGCCATCCTGGCGGGCGTCCTTACCGGTTTCCTGTTCTACAACTTGTTTCCCGCGCGCGTCTTCATGGGTGACACGGGGAGCCTGGCGCTGGGGACGGCCATGGTCGCGGCGGCGATCGCCACCGGCTTCCTCTGGTATCTGCCGCTGCTGGCCCTCGTCTTCGTCGTCGAGACCGTCTCCGTGATCGCGCAGGTCGCGAGCTTCAAGATGACCGGCAAGCGAATCATCAAGATGTCGCCGCTGCACAACCATTTCATCGTCTCGGGCTGGCGCGAGATGCCGATCGCCGTCTGGTTCTGGACCGGGTCGCTGGTCGCCGCCGTGCTCGCGCTGGCGCTGGCGCGGCCCGGGGCTTCGGCGTGAAGGGTCGGCACGCGCTGGTCCTTGGCTACGGCCGCAGCGGACGGGCGGCCGCAACCTTTATCACCGGTCGCGGAGGGTCGGTACGGGTGGTCGATCGCGCCGACACCCCGGAGCTGCGCGCAGAGCTCGAGCGGGCAGGGATCCAGGCCCGCCTCGGCGGTTACGGCGCGGAGGACCTCAACGGCACCGACCTCCTGGTGGTGAGCCCCGGTGTGCCGTGGGATGAGCCCCTGGTCGAGACCGCCCGCCGGCGCGGCATTGAAGTGACCAGCGAGATCGACCTCTTCTTCGGCTCATGTCCCGCCCGCATCGTCGGGATCACGGGTACCAACGGCAAGACGACCACCACGGCGCTCACCGCGGAGGTCCTCCGTGCCGGCGGGCTGCGGGTGATGCGGGGCGGCAACATCGGCGAGCCCGTACTCGACCGCATCGACCAGCTCCGCCCGGACGATTGGGTTGTGCTGGAGCTGAGCAGCTTTCAGCTGGAGTCGATCACGACGCCGCGGTTGCACATTGGCGTGGTGCTGAACGTGACGCCCGATCACCTCGACCGCCACAAGTCGTTCGCGCGCTACGTCGAGATCAAGGCACGCGCGATTGCCTTCATGGAGCCTGAGGACCACGCGGTGCTCAACGTCGATGACCCAGCCTGTGCCGGAATGCGGACACAGACGAGGGGCCAGGTGCTGGCGTTCGGTCTTCATCAACCCGTTGACCGGGGCGTCACCCTGGTGGATGGCTGGGTCACCATCGCGCATGCGGGAGTCAAGCGCCGGGTGCTGCCGGCCGCCGAGGTCCCGCTCCCCGGCGACCACAACCTCAGTAATGTGATGGCCGCTGTCGCCGCCGGCGACGCGGCCGGCATCGCGCCTGAGCCGGTGGCCGATGCCGTGCGGCAGTTTAAAGCCGTCGAGCATCGGCTGGAGCCGATCGGCACCTTCAATGGCGTCCGCTGGTACAACGACTCGAAGGCGACCAACCCGGACTCGACCTACAAGGCACTCGCGGCCTTCAGCGAGCCCATCATCCTGATCGCCGGTGGCCGCAACAAAGGGATCGAGATCGAGCCGCTGGCCCGAGCGATCGCGGGCCGGGTCGCCGCGCTGGTGACGATGGGGGAGACGGGCGAGGAGCTGGCCCGCCGGGCGCGTGACGCCGGCCTGAAAAAGGTCGAACGCGCGGAGGACCTGGCCGATGCGGTGCGCAAGGCCGCCGCGCTGGCGCCGCGCGGGTCGGTGGTCCTGCTGTCACCAGCCTTCACCAGCTACGACATGTTCCGCGACTACGAGGACCGGGGGCGGCGCTTCAAGGCGACCGTGCTCGCGGAGCTGAGCCGGTGAGGGCGCGGGCCGCGCTCGAGCTGCCGGCCGCGCGCCGGACGCTGGCCTCCACCCGTCTCTGGCGTCGCGGTGACCGCACGCTCGTGCTCACCGTCCTGGCACTGACGGCCTTCGGGCTGGTGATGGTCTTCTCCGCCTCCGAGGTACAGGGTTGGCTCTGGTTCCACAACGCGGCGTACTACTTCGAGCGGCAGCTGCTCTGGCTCGCACTGGGCGTCATTCTGCTGTGGGCTGCGGCCCACATCGACTACCACCGGCTGCGACCGCTCGCCTGGCCGCTGGCGGGCGTGACCGTCGTCCTGATGGTGGTCGTGCTGCTGCCGCATTTCGGGATCGAGGTCAACGGCGCCCGGCGCTGGCTGCGGTTGGGGCCGATGCAGATGCAGCCGGCGGAGCTGGCGAAGGTCGCCAGCATCGTCTTCATGGCCCTCTGGTTGGAGCGCCATCGGGAGCGGATCGGGTCGCTCGAAGACGGCGTCGTCCCCTTCCTCGCGCTGCTGGCACTCGTGACCCTGCTCGTCATTCTCGAACGAGACCTGGGCACCACCATGATCGTCGCCGGCATCCTGCTCTCCCAGTTCCTGGTCGCGGGCGGGAAAAAGCGTCACGTCCTCTTGCTGCTGCTGATCGTTGGCCTCTGCCTCTATGTCTTCATTCGCATGGAGCCTTACCGGCTGCATCGCATCCTGGCCTTTGTTGACCCCTGGTCCGATCCGCTCAACACCGGCTTTCAGGCGATCCAGTCGGTGGTCGCGCTCGGCTCCGGGGGCGTGACCGGGCTCGGGCTCGGGCACAGCATTCAGAAATATCAATGGCTGCCGTTCGCGCACACCGACTTCATCTTCGCCATCGTGGGCGAGGAGACCGGCCTGATCGGGACCACGATCGTGCTCGCGCTGTTCGGGCTCTTCACCTATCGCGGCTACCGCGTGGCGCTCAAGGCTCCGGATGCCTTCGGCTCCTTACTCGCCTGTGGGGTGACCACCTGGATCGCCTTCCAGGCGCTGATCAACATCGCGGCCGTCACGGTGACCTTGCCCACGACCGGGATTCCGTTACCCTTCATCAGCTACGGGGGCTCCTCGCTCGCGATCACCCTGCTGGCGGTCGGCATACTGATGAACGTTTCGACCCAGAGCGAGAAGGTGGGATGGATACGGCATGCGAGTATTGATCTCGGGCGGCGGCACGGGCGGACACTTGTTCCCGGCGATCGCCGTCGCGCAGGCGCTGTCGCGGAAAGATCCTGACGCCACCATCCTGTTCGCGGGGCGCCGCGAGGGGATCGAAGCGAAAACGGTCGCGAGTTATGGCATGCCCTTTACGGCCATCCCGGCCGCGCCGCTCTACACTGAGCAGGTATGGCGTAACTGGAAACTGCCGCCGGTGCTGGGGGCCGCGCTCTGGCAATCCTGGCGGCTCCTCGACCGGTTCAAGCCCGACGTCGTGCTCGGCACCGGCGGGTACGTCAGTGTCCCGCTCATCATGGCGGCCGGCCTGGCCCGCGTCCCGATCGTCCTCCAGGAACAAAACCTGATGCCCGGGCGCGCCACGCGGGCGCTCGCCCGTTTCGCCGGGAAGGTCGCCACTGCCTATCCGGAATCCTCGCGCTTCCTCCCCGCGGCCAAGACGGTCGTCACCGGCACGCCGGTCCGGACGGAATTCTGGCGTCGCAAAGAGAATTTCCCGCACCAGCCGCAGACCCTCCTTGTGTTGGGTGGCAGCCAGGGTGCCCATCGGCTCAACCAGGCGGTCGCGGACGCGGTCCCCTGGCTGCTGGATCGCCCTGACCTGCGGATCGCGCACCAGACGGGCGCACGCGAGATCGGTGCCATGCAGGCGGTCAAGGCCAAGCTGCCCCCGCCGCTTGCGGGACGCTACGAGCCCTTCGCCTTTGCCAACGACCTGGCCGACCGGATCCGAGGCGCGGACCTCGTCATCAGCCGGGCCGGCGCCAGCACCCTGAGCGAGGTGAGCGCGATCGGCGTTCCGATGATCCTGATCCCCTATCCGTACGCCGGGGGCCACCAGCGAATGAACGTCAAACCCTACGAGTCGGCGGGCGCGGCGATCGTGATTCCCGACGAAGAGGCGGAAGAGCGTCTCCGCGGGGTGGTCACCTCCCTCATCGACGATCCGGCCCGATATCGCAAGATGGTCGAGGCCATGCGAGGATTGGGGCGGCCGTACGCCGCCGAAGAGGTTGTCAGGCTCCTCGAAGAGGTGGCGCGGCACCACTGATGCGGATCCATTTCATCGGCATCTGCGGCTACGCGGTCTCGGGGCTGGCGCTCGTCGCCAAACAGCTCGGTAACGAGGTCACCGGGTCCGACGAAGATGCCTATCCGCCGACAACCGACATCCTTACGCAAGCCGGGATCAAGTGGGTCGATGGGCATGCTGCCGCCAATATCACGCGCTGGGGGAAGCCGGATCTCGTCGTCCAGGGCAACCAGGTGCGCGACGGCAATCCGGAAACCGAGG of the Candidatus Dormiibacterota bacterium genome contains:
- the mraY gene encoding phospho-N-acetylmuramoyl-pentapeptide-transferase, which codes for MRPLIVFVAALVVSALVFPAAIGQLARARMGQQIREEGPAAHHGKAGTPTAGGLVFVLVALVLYLVADRSVAGGFVLTALVLGAALGFIDDFAAIRGGRNLGLKARQKIVIQLATGALLGYLALRWGLTSQLVPFDGRHPISGWIIVVVTAVAVAAGSNAFNLTDGSDGLAAGAGAITFGALAIIAVLQHRPSAGLMPAILAGVLTGFLFYNLFPARVFMGDTGSLALGTAMVAAAIATGFLWYLPLLALVFVVETVSVIAQVASFKMTGKRIIKMSPLHNHFIVSGWREMPIAVWFWTGSLVAAVLALALARPGASA
- the murG gene encoding undecaprenyldiphospho-muramoylpentapeptide beta-N-acetylglucosaminyltransferase, which codes for MRVLISGGGTGGHLFPAIAVAQALSRKDPDATILFAGRREGIEAKTVASYGMPFTAIPAAPLYTEQVWRNWKLPPVLGAALWQSWRLLDRFKPDVVLGTGGYVSVPLIMAAGLARVPIVLQEQNLMPGRATRALARFAGKVATAYPESSRFLPAAKTVVTGTPVRTEFWRRKENFPHQPQTLLVLGGSQGAHRLNQAVADAVPWLLDRPDLRIAHQTGAREIGAMQAVKAKLPPPLAGRYEPFAFANDLADRIRGADLVISRAGASTLSEVSAIGVPMILIPYPYAGGHQRMNVKPYESAGAAIVIPDEEAEERLRGVVTSLIDDPARYRKMVEAMRGLGRPYAAEEVVRLLEEVARHH
- the ftsW gene encoding putative lipid II flippase FtsW produces the protein MRARAALELPAARRTLASTRLWRRGDRTLVLTVLALTAFGLVMVFSASEVQGWLWFHNAAYYFERQLLWLALGVILLWAAAHIDYHRLRPLAWPLAGVTVVLMVVVLLPHFGIEVNGARRWLRLGPMQMQPAELAKVASIVFMALWLERHRERIGSLEDGVVPFLALLALVTLLVILERDLGTTMIVAGILLSQFLVAGGKKRHVLLLLLIVGLCLYVFIRMEPYRLHRILAFVDPWSDPLNTGFQAIQSVVALGSGGVTGLGLGHSIQKYQWLPFAHTDFIFAIVGEETGLIGTTIVLALFGLFTYRGYRVALKAPDAFGSLLACGVTTWIAFQALINIAAVTVTLPTTGIPLPFISYGGSSLAITLLAVGILMNVSTQSEKVGWIRHASIDLGRRHGRTLVPGDRRRAGAVAERS
- the murD gene encoding UDP-N-acetylmuramoyl-L-alanine--D-glutamate ligase, with the protein product MKGRHALVLGYGRSGRAAATFITGRGGSVRVVDRADTPELRAELERAGIQARLGGYGAEDLNGTDLLVVSPGVPWDEPLVETARRRGIEVTSEIDLFFGSCPARIVGITGTNGKTTTTALTAEVLRAGGLRVMRGGNIGEPVLDRIDQLRPDDWVVLELSSFQLESITTPRLHIGVVLNVTPDHLDRHKSFARYVEIKARAIAFMEPEDHAVLNVDDPACAGMRTQTRGQVLAFGLHQPVDRGVTLVDGWVTIAHAGVKRRVLPAAEVPLPGDHNLSNVMAAVAAGDAAGIAPEPVADAVRQFKAVEHRLEPIGTFNGVRWYNDSKATNPDSTYKALAAFSEPIILIAGGRNKGIEIEPLARAIAGRVAALVTMGETGEELARRARDAGLKKVERAEDLADAVRKAAALAPRGSVVLLSPAFTSYDMFRDYEDRGRRFKATVLAELSR